CtcaaaaggaagaaaaccaAAAAATGTCCTCAAACGTCGGCCTCTCCACCCCCCGCGGCAGCGGCACCTCCGGCTACGTCCAGCGCAACCACGCCTTCATCAAGCCGCGCAACGCAGGCTACGGCGCGCCGTACCCGCCTGTTGCAGACGACAAACTCGGCGGCGGGTTCAAGCAACGCCAGCCTGATCGGAAGATTCTGGAACATGATCGGTTAAGGGGCATTGAGGTGAGGGTTAtggaggagagagagaggttggaggaggagaatgagcgggttgaggaggagttaTCGAAGACTAAGGGtaaagggaagaaggggaagcatgatgaggaggagaaagaagaaggggaGACATCTAAGAACGAGAATGAGAATGAGAAGAGGGTGTTATCTGATGAGGAAATCGACGAGCGCTGCGAATCGCTCCGCCAGAAGTTACTTCAGGAGCTCGACGACGAGGCCAATGCACCTTCTGATTCGCGGCGGGATAATCGTGGGCGTCGGGCGGCGccaaaggaaaagaagcagTTTAAG
This sequence is a window from Aspergillus chevalieri M1 DNA, chromosome 5, nearly complete sequence. Protein-coding genes within it:
- the cwc21 gene encoding U2-type spliceosomal complex subunit CWC21 (COG:A;~EggNog:ENOG410PQ6J;~InterPro:IPR013170;~PFAM:PF08312), producing the protein MSSNVGLSTPRGSGTSGYVQRNHAFIKPRNAGYGAPYPPVADDKLGGGFKQRQPDRKILEHDRLRGIEVRVMEERERLEEENERVEEELSKTKGKGKKGKHDEEEKEEGETSKNENENEKRVLSDEEIDERCESLRQKLLQELDDEANAPSDSRRDNRGRRAAPKEKKQFKAYQVHELAEAKIEESERLRKALGIREDRETGEISSGWRDARR